Genomic segment of Coffea arabica cultivar ET-39 chromosome 1e, Coffea Arabica ET-39 HiFi, whole genome shotgun sequence:
TTGGCAGGCACTACTAGTTCAAGTCGTCCTCAACGTTCCATCACCCACTCCCGCCCTCCACGTCACGCGCCGGAAAGTGGGAGTTCCATCCTTTCCCGGCGACAATTCCTCTCgctccttctctctctctctctctttctcagcTGTTCATCAGAAATATATTTATACTCAGCTCTCCCACATACATCCAAATCGTCCGCACCCCAACATTGTCtcctcttaatttttttttcatcgtTCCTGTcagagagagaagagaagagaagaggtGAGAGAGAGGGAGACTTGTGAGAGCATGGGTTCGGAGCTGATCTACAGGGGACACGAGTCCCATCCGGCCACCGACGAGTACTTTCCCAAACCCCCCAAGCCTTGGCTCAGCGTGATCCGCCCGATTCGTTACATGCTCCGGGAGCAGCGACTCATCTTCGTATTCGTCGGCATTGCCATAGCCACTCTTGTCTTCGCCCTCCTCCCTTCCTCCTCCAATTCCCCCTATTACAATACCGGGGGCGGTTACAATTACAATCACGGCGGTGGCAGCAGCCTGGAGTCCATCACATCCGGGTCGTGGAATCCCCATCGGATGGCCTACCAGAACCAGCTGGGAGGGTTCAATTCGGGCGGGAAAATTCCTCTGGGGCTGAAGAGGAAGGGGCTGAGGATCGTGGTGACGGGCGGGGCCGGGTTCGTGGGGAGCCATCTGGTGGACCGTCTGATGGCGAGGGGAGATAGCGTGATCGTGGTGGATAATTTCTTCACGGGAAGGAAGGAGAATGTGCAGCATCACTTGGGGAACCCTAGATTCGAGCTCATCAGGCACGACGTCGTCGAGCCCCTTCTGTTGGAGGTGGACCAGATCTACCATTTGGCTTGCCCTGCTTCTCCTGTCCATTACAAGCACAATCCTGTCAAGACTATTATATCCTTCTTctgctacttttttttttttttttcagtctaGAGTACAGTAATTGTTTTATCAATTCAAAATATCTTGTGAATAATGCGTTTTCTGGAATTGGTCGCTTAGATTGATGGGTGTTACTTGTTCTTCcgttttttttccttaatctaAATTTTTTGGTTGGGGGATTTCACAAGACGAACGTGGTGGGGACTCTGAACATGCTGGGACTGGCAAAGAGAGTGGGAGCCCGGTTTTTGCTAACCAGCACCAGCGAGGTGTACGGCGACCCTCTGCAACATCCACAAGTCGAAACCTACTGGGGCAATGTCAACCCCATCGGTATGTACAATACACCCTTTGTATTTGCATGTGGTTGGTTGTACTTAGGTTTCTACTAGctgttttcattttgtttttttggtcCCTTGCATGTGCATGACTTTTCTTCgtctcttttctctttccttttttttatttttatttttttgttagtCATTACCCACCCACCCCCagccctctttttttttttttttttttccttttcctgctTTGGGGAGTACTGAAGGGGGCGGGGCAGAACAGACGGCTCCTGCTCACGTTAGCATTAGCTAGTAGGGATATGACTAACGTGAGCCTATTACTTCCGTTTGGGCTGGAAGTTTTTGAAATGTCTCGCCGGGTGTTGTGAAGGAGATGTTTTGGCGGTTTGATACATTGATGATGTGGTCGAAAAAGATTTGTCGCGTGGTTAACCGTTCGTCATTTTCGGGTCCACCAATccgacttcttttgttcttttcttactgtcttctttcttttccctcgtTGGTGCCTGCGGCCCACCTTATGTCAAAATGACAACCCTCAAGTCGGAAACTGACGTCTAGCCTTCTTACGACGCCGCCCTGCTGCGgccccccccccaccccaccCAACACCcaaaccgaaaaaaaaaaatgaaggactAAATTAAAATACGAAAAATTGTTGGTGGTTGTGGTGATCTAATCTGAGATCTACCTAACGCATGACTAGAGATGCATCTAAAATTCAATTGTATGTAGTTGGAGCTTTTGGTGGGTTCATTGACGAACTATTAAGTTGATGACAGGTGTCCGAAGTTGTTACGATGAGGGAAAGCGGACTGCTGAAACGTTGACAATGGACTACCACAGGGGTGCCGATGTTGAGGTTTGTTCACATTACCATTCAACTGCTTGCTAGTACTACCGTCTTAGTTACTTGCTATGCTACAGCATGACACTGGCACCATGTGTTTCTTACTTTCCCAACCTTTTAATTTCTCCaactacagtattttttttttggtttctccAACTACAGTATTTTATTTCGCATTAAATGGTATTCATATGCTACGCAACTTTGGTACCATTTATTTGTTATACTCCTCGACTTGTGCTTCCATGCTTTGCTTGGTACTATTAATTTTGCGATACACTAGGATGGCACTTGGACTAGTACCGTAGCAATTCACTAATTTAAGTTGGTACTATTTTACATGTTGGAATATATGTATTGCAAATGTGACAGGTGAGGATTGCTAGGATCTTTAATACCTATGGACCTAGAATGTTTCTTGATGATGGTCGTGTTGTCAGCAATTTTGTTGCTCAGgtgcctttctttttccttctgttTAAAGATGATTGTTTTTGGCTCTTTCAATGCCTTCTATTTTCAAATTAAGTAATACATTGGGTATCATCCGGATCGTGTTGCAGGCCTTGAGGAAGGAACCATTGACAGTTTATGGTGATGGGAAACAGACCAGAAGTTTCCAATACGTTTCAGATCTGGTGAGGAGTTTCATGAGGTTTTTAACACTTGCGGATTTGTGTCTGTTTCTTCTACTTTTTGTGGGATGGCAATGTTTCCCTCTTTTACTAGTTTCAGAATTTCTTAGTGTTTTCATTCATTAGACCTTATGTCCAGTCGAAGATGGAACCAGAAAATTTAACTTGAGGGGGTGTGaatttaacttttctaaacataAGTGTATGACATAAtgtattttcaagtttttgaaatGGCGAAAGTTTAAGATATTTACTTCTACAATGGAGGAACATGTGTTTCTCTAAAACTTGGGGTCGGCGGCCCCTCCCTGCCCTCTAGCTCCATCTATGAGTGCAATAAATTGCGTCTTTGTTGCAGTTGCCTTCTGCATCTCAAACATAACACCTCTCATATCACTCCTCTTAAGAAGCCTTCATTTTCCTTAATGCTCTAGCCTTTTTAGGTTTTCACTGGGTCTGCAAAATGCAGAATGAAAGATCGTGTTTAATCTCCTTGATGAAATGCAGTTTAACTACATTGTGTTTACTAATAATCAGCATACGTGAATCAGACGCGTGCGTGTGTAAATATCCATGTTTCAAGGATAATCAGGTAACAGGTTTATAAGATGTACGCATTTATGTAACTGATTCAGGGTAAAATTTAATATCTTTCTTCTAAGCACTCTGGACAATGTACATCTGGTAAAGTGGATGGTTTCCCCAAATTGTAGATGTCACGTGTGAATGTGGACTACTGGCTGATCCCAGATAATTAATTGTGATACTGTTGATAATTCGCTTCCTTCTTTATTATTTCTTGGCTTATCTTCTATGGCATGACCTTGTCATTTGATTGATGATGTTAACTTTACCAATTTTTTCTGCACTAATACCATCTtgaaattatttagaaaaaatttgttggtgaatcttttgtttctttgaatTTCAAAGGTTGAGGGTCTTATGCGCTTGATGGAAGGAGAACATGTAGGGCCTTTCAATCTTGGAAACCCTGGTGAATTCACCATGCTCGAACTCGCTCAGGTATGTTACTTACTCAAAATGCGGTGATTGTAGTACTGAACTCTACCTTAATCAGCTCGCTTCTTTGACATGTTCTTAGTACCCTTTAATAGCTATCAGAAAAATTCTAGGCTTCTTGAACATTCACATGGTGGAGGACCTTTCATTGTACAAGGGGAACACGTTGTTGAAACTTGGATCTCAAATTTCAAGAGTGTGTTTACAATGTCCAAAGTCTCACACATAGATGAGATTCAAAGGGCAAAAGAGGCCTTTTCTGTTACAAGAAGTTTCCACGTTTCGAGTATTAAGGAGATTGTGTTTGTGTGGGACCTTTTGGCATGATTTGACTGACAAATATGTAAAAGTGTAAGGTGTAAGCACCTTTGGAGAAATATGCATGTTATAGGAAGATGAAGAATGCTCCCATTGAGTTCTACCTCTAGACATGAGAGCACTGTCCTGTGGATATGCTGGTTGAATCTCTTGACAACTAGAGATCAGTTTTAGCTGATTCTTACACGATTTGAAATTTATATCTTCacctttccaatttttttttttcattcatttattttggGAGGTCAAATCTTCATTAAAATGGTAATGCTTTGCACCTAGTGTTGTTGTTAGTACACGTGCATCTTGGTCTACACACTGTTAATTCCATGAGTGAATCTGGCATATGCAGGTGGTACAAGAAACTATTGATCCAAATGCTAAGATTGAGTTCAGGCCAAACACAGAGGATGACCCGCACAAAAGAAAACCAGATATCTCAAAAGCGAAAGAGTTTCTTGGTTGGGAGCCCAAAGTACCACTTAGGAAGGGTCTTCCTTTGATGGTTGCAGATTTTAGGCAACGCATCTTTGGTGACCACAAGGAAGATGGCACCTCAACGGCGTGAGTTTCAGCAGAGCGCCTGTGTGTTAGTGCTGGAcgagccccttgacagagggaaaTATGCTGGACGAGACTCTGTATTTTAGTGCCTGTATGCTGCTTCGTGTATCCATGCCTAACTAGTTATAGTCGGGGTAATGGTGGGAAAAGTACGATCCCCTTCTTGTCGCTTCGGTATGGTACCTTAGATGTATGTCTTTTCCTgcatttttgtaattttaagTGCCCTACTATTGATGCTTTTTGTAGACCACCGCTGCGCAGTATCTGCATCAGTTGCAGCCTATTTTTTCATGCTATTGCAATAGCTAAATTCGAGTTTGCTTGTTGTACACTATTTCTTTTGGCATCCCTCCGGTAGGTGCGATTGGCATTTACTTGATGCCTGAATTTCCGCCATTCCCATTTGCAAGCTCATGCCATTTTGTTTCAAGTTGTTCGTATTTTAGTGGATAGAATACAAGCGTTACTTTTTAAGTAATTTCTAAAATATAGAATAAAAAAACCTAGATCTTAAGTAATTGGTGAGATGAGCGAGCGTTACTTCTTAGTTTCTAATacataaaaatacaaaaacGAAAATCTGGGTGTCTACAGAGGGGACAATTAAGACTCAGGTGTTTAACAATCAACTCAGGTCGAAGATGGCACCAAACACGATGTCCATTCAAACATCTAGCTGCATTAACCTTAAATTAATCAAAAACACTCCGGCGGGTTCCCCTTtttttacaatccaaaatgcTGAGAGTTTCGATCCCATCTCAAAAGCCCCTTGTATGCCATATAGCCTGACTACATCGCTGCAAACCAAATTAACATCTAAGATCCAAGTGAAGACAAGAATGCAAAAAGAATAGAAAATAGGATTAGGAAACAGCAAATAGAGGTTTCTTTTATgaataaatcagcaatgtgAAAATACAATATCGATACTGATCCTTGAGATTTGAATTTAGCACAGCATAGAGTTGAAGCATTGCATCATGAAACTTTAAACTTAACAACAATACCCCAAACTTCCACAGTTTGCATACGGATGTAAAAGCTAACATATCTCATGAATAAAGCCCTAGAGCTTGATTCACACTGTTGACTTATCATAGGTACATAAAAATAGTTCAATTCAACCCATGAACTACCCAGACAGCAGGGAAAGAGAGGAGTTTGGGTAGTTCAACAACTCCACATTGCAATTATTTATGTGCGCACATAAGAGACAAGTTTTCTTGCGATTGGGTAACACTCAAATTCTAACTAGGGAATGAATTCCCCTGTAGTGACCCAATATATTCATAACATTGCAGTGGAGAGAGTGAAAGAAGCGGAAAAGGCAGATGTAGTTAGATGCAAGCACATCATCAAACAACATCATAAAAGAGCCAACAAGCTATAAAGGTATCTGAAGATTAAATAATACGTTAACTTCTATCAAATGACATGGAGATAAAAAGAATTAGCATCAAAACAATATCAGGTCATTGACTCCACTCCCATGCAACCTACTCAGCACAGACTCCAGAATCTAACTGATAATGTCAAGCATATAACATCAGAATCTGACAAATTCTGGTTACCAGGTCCACAAAAGAACAGCAAAGAGCAGTCGCTCTATGAAAGATAGATGAACGCACTCAATGAATCATCATTATCAGCAAAACTGCACTTATCTAACATATATCAGCTAGACTTACATCTACTTCATATGGTCAGGATGCACATTCTACCCAAACTAGAACACTCAATAAAATGCAAGAGAGAAGAATTACCTCTCACTTAGGGTTCCTAAGAACAATAATCACAGAATCCCCGCGAAGGAACATTTTGCTAATAAACCTGTCTTTGTTGACGGGTAGagcttttttctttcctttcccagtCTTGGGCACCTGAGCAGAAACATAGTAATGGGAGTGAATAAATGCACGAACCAAATTGAAATCAAGTGTTCAAGACAGCGTGGTACTTTGAGAAACAAACCGACCTCAGTCCACATCTCCTTAACATTTTCCAGGACCATGTTGCAGTGACGATCAAAAGCCCTCACACGCCCAAGAAGTTTCCTATTGTTCCTACAGTTGATAAGTACCTGGTCATGAAACAAAATTGAGAACATAATATGAGGAATCCAGACATTGAAAACAAGTACAAAGATTCAAATCAGCTTCAATGCTCATCAACTGTTTCTTGGTATGacggttttgaaatgaaaaatgaagaataataaaacaaaaaatgtgCTTTTACTTTTAAGAAACAGTAAAACAAAATGCTTATATCAGTGTAAGAACAGTTACTCCAATTGGTTGCACTACTTCTCCCGATGTACCTGAGTATTGTTCTTGACACTCATCATTAAAACAGAAAGAGGTCCTGTGTTGAACTCCTCTTCCTCATTCTTTCCCTGTCATACATATGTGACAGCAGCATTAACAGCGTTTCATGCATTTTGCAACAATCAGATAAGCTAGAATATTTTTAGAAGAAAAAGCACCGGAAACTTGAGTGTGATGCAAAAATCATGTAAAGACGTGCAAGATGTAAAGGCCAAAATTTCTAAGTTATTAATACCATGGACTAGAATATCTGCAGCAACCAAGATGTATTTTAGTGAGGCAGGATGGAGGAAGACATTAATGCAGGCAAATGTCGCCTGTTGAATTAGTAAAATCAGAACAATGGCTTTTATCATATTTGTTTCTTGcagtttgcttattttctttttctcccaaGGCACAAGGGGCAGGACTGTCCTGAACATAACAAAAGCAtgctttcaaaagataatttAATACACTAAAGCGTTGAAATCCAAGGTACTATTATCAATTTAACTCAGATTCTATTATTGAAAGAACCAAATCATGCACCTTATATActtaaaggaaacaaaaaagaaaatcttcAATTCTGGTTTCCTTAAAGGTCTTACTTGCCTTTAATTGGGGCTTTAACACAAAGGAGCTGACAAATTGAGATCGTCATCCAAACAATATTTCTAGTTGAATAGCATCAAAGGCAATTGCCGATAAGGGAATGTAAGAAAAACTTCGAAATGGCGTCAGCTTTCCAGTTTGTTAAATTATGAAGGCAGCACACTATatgaaatatgaaaaatgaaaacataGACACCACAGCCATCAAAACTATCAAAAGGGCGGCAACCAGAGAAGCAACTACTGAAACCATATCCTTCTAGATTAGATGAACCAAACAAACAGTAATTCTAGACAAAGAAGCAGAAGCCTATAACGTACAGCAAACAGACCATCAAAGTACTAATAATGACCTTGCAGCAAACATGGAAAGACTAATATGCAAGGACAATAAGAAAAAAAGGTAAAGCAGACTTACAGGGACGTCCTCCTGCATTGGCCCActgcaaaaattaaaatataagtaagtaaataaataaaattatcaGTAAACTCATCAGAAAAGAAGTGATACAAAAATGAATAAACCGAAAATAATAGACCTACCCACACTactattatttcaaataatcgtTCACTGTCACAGAATGAAACCGCGCATATGTATTAgtaccaaaaaaatatataaatgtattcgAGCCAAATTGTCCTGTCAAAAGATACATAGAAAACCTCCACGCCTACATCCATCCCCTTTGTGGATTAATAACTAATACCAGTAACAGTAAAAAGCTTGTGCAGACACACATACAAccgctagaaaaaaaaaaaaaaaaccacaaaacAAGAGGCGTAAATTGACGAGCGTCTCGACTAACCTCATTTTTCTGAGATCGCAGTGATGATACTCGGATAATAGGAATTCTGCAAAAACAAATACTATATTACTAGCAAAAAAAGCTAGGGTTAACCGgcaacaaaaattcaaaaaaaaaaatcgataaGCTCTCTAGGCGAAGAGCGAGTTATAGAAGCAGAGAGGTAATGGCGTAGAAGATTTTCAAAGGGCTTCGCGAGCTTACCAGTAGCAGTAGTAAGTATAAGGATGTGGGTTTTGGTTGATAAAATAGtttcttcaaaattgaaacTCAACCACCGACTAATATCGCCttctttctttccctctcttattattattattttttaggaGGGTTAATTTGAATTTCAACACTAATAAACCTTCAAGTGCCACTCCCACTTACTTTTTTCGTCCCAAATTATTTATCACAtgttcaaatatttcaaaataaaaaatacaacaaagatacaataaaaaaatatttcaatgaGATGGAAAGAGTATTTTTAATAAGGATATTATTCTCTACAAAAATGCATTCTTATATTTCCTCTTTGCAAAATCAAATATGATTGGATGTAATGGTCACCttatgtgaatttttttttttttttgtcaaaagttACCTTATGTCAGTGGTGGTCCTTATTCTGGCATATTTTATGCCTGTGCTAATACTGTCTAATTACATCATTTAGCATTTAGTTTTTTAAGAGTTTAATTTAATGGCTTGGTAAGTTtcttgcttttttctttttgtttaaacTATTTTTAAGTTTCCGATATTTCTTTCTCCAACTTTATTAGGACAACGAATAATATTACATCTATAATGCATTCTTAGGACAATGTATAATATGTTAAAAGTAAATATTTCTCATAACCTTTAAATGTCTTTTATTATCCTTATTGATGAGAGTAAGGAGTGAGTTTTAATCATGGGTTGAAGGATTGATTATCAAGTTACCGATTGAAAACTATAGAGCTAacagtaatttttaaaacctcaaAGGAGGTCAGTGAAAGTGTGagaaacctcaagaaaggtttttgaaattatctatatatatatatatatatatatattatatttaacAATAAAATGAACATGGGATCGAAACTACAATAAAATGTCAGGGTGGAGTACAAGAAATTATTATtgaaatccaattttttttttttttgttaattgttatcGTTACTTTTACTTCTATTCCTACTTAACTAGGGAGATGCTCAACTGAGCCTACGGGAGACCGATGGGGATAGAATCACCATCGGATCAGACGGATGCACTACGCACCCGTCTACTTCTACTCCTATTCTAACTAGGGGAGGCTCAACTAAGCCTATGGAAAATCGATGGGGACAGAACCACCACCGGACCAGACGGGTGTACTACGCACCCGTCTTGATTTGAAGAAGAGCCACAGGAGTGGCATTTTGGTGGGAGGCAACACCAAAGCCTTAAGGATTTAGTGGTGGCCACCAGCCCGAGAGAGCCGGTGGTTATTATTGAAATCCAAATATCACTAGCCATTTCTTCAATTCTTGGTACCTTTCATACGAGTGCCCATAAAAACTGACCAATCCCGTGAATACAATTTTAGTTTACTGCAGAAACACTGATCTTACCTAATTTGAACAGAGTTACTGCTCAGATGTTGTAAATAAAGTTTGAGAATTGATACAGAGAAATTCAAGTATCATCATATCATCTTTAGGgacgagagagggagagagagtgaACACGTCCACCCTCAAACTACATCACATAGACGAATGATGGTGGTGCATGCGACGTCCCTTCCACCCACACAAGTATTTCCCATGCGTACTTGTTAGTCTGTCTGGGCTTCGCACCTCTACTTTTTCTTCTACTTCGACGGTTGGCAATGCGATTGTGTTCAACTTCTCCAAGATTGGGCTATGCTGCTGCCGCTGCTGCGCCGCCGGTTTGAAGGTTATATTCTGCGTGCTGGAATCAAAATTGGCTGCTGCtgctgatgatgatgatctcTTGTCGAGCCACGCTATGATGTCCGAGAACACAATCTCAATATTAGAATCAGGTTCTCCCGATGTCAAACCATGCCACATCCCTTGATACAATTTTATGGTCTTGTCTTTGCTGCTGGCTTGCTCGTATAATGCCTTGCTCACTTCAGGGTCCGTCACTGTATCTGCTTCGCCATGCAACACAAAGAATGGTAGAGTCACCTGTTGATGATGTCACACACACACTGAATTAAATCCACCCACAGCTAATTAACAACATTTTAATTACTGCAATCAAAGCCAAAAAATTACTAGCTAGTACTAGAAACAATGCAGAAGAAATTGACCACCTCATGCAAAGTACCCTCAAGGGCCAGGCTAGTTCTGAGCATTTCCAGAGCTGTTTTCAACCTGGGCTTCTCTTGGTATATCAGCTCGTTGCCACGAATCTGCACGATATCAAAGGCAGACACCATCATTGCTCCTGCTATCTGTCATAATACTCTATCTAGAAATCAAGTGTTGTAGTAATTACTAGTAGCCTTAGCGTGGAATGGacattctttaatttttcccttCAGTATCAATCGTCTGTCCCACCCATTCCGTCGATGTTGGAAAGAAATAGCCATATATGTCCTCCTTTTACTGGTATTTGATTCAGTACAGATGATTGATGAAGAAAAAGCAAGCTGTTTGCTGATTGGTTGTAAGGATTGCATTTACCTGTTCTCGTTTAAGCGGGTCCTTGAAAGCGGAATCAATGACGTCTTTGGTGGGGAC
This window contains:
- the LOC113734991 gene encoding UDP-glucuronic acid decarboxylase 2-like, which encodes MGSELIYRGHESHPATDEYFPKPPKPWLSVIRPIRYMLREQRLIFVFVGIAIATLVFALLPSSSNSPYYNTGGGYNYNHGGGSSLESITSGSWNPHRMAYQNQLGGFNSGGKIPLGLKRKGLRIVVTGGAGFVGSHLVDRLMARGDSVIVVDNFFTGRKENVQHHLGNPRFELIRHDVVEPLLLEVDQIYHLACPASPVHYKHNPVKTIISNVVGTLNMLGLAKRVGARFLLTSTSEVYGDPLQHPQVETYWGNVNPIGVRSCYDEGKRTAETLTMDYHRGADVEVRIARIFNTYGPRMFLDDGRVVSNFVAQALRKEPLTVYGDGKQTRSFQYVSDLVEGLMRLMEGEHVGPFNLGNPGEFTMLELAQVVQETIDPNAKIEFRPNTEDDPHKRKPDISKAKEFLGWEPKVPLRKGLPLMVADFRQRIFGDHKEDGTSTA
- the LOC113734992 gene encoding uncharacterized protein isoform X1 → MSGPMQEDVPGKNEEEEFNTGPLSVLMMSVKNNTQVLINCRNNRKLLGRVRAFDRHCNMVLENVKEMWTEVPKTGKGKKKALPVNKDRFISKMFLRGDSVIIVLRNPK
- the LOC113734992 gene encoding uncharacterized protein isoform X2; this translates as MGKNEEEEFNTGPLSVLMMSVKNNTQVLINCRNNRKLLGRVRAFDRHCNMVLENVKEMWTEVPKTGKGKKKALPVNKDRFISKMFLRGDSVIIVLRNPK
- the LOC113718087 gene encoding caffeoylshikimate esterase-like, producing the protein MCNKMDFEYHEEHTRNSRGVQLFSCRWLPFSSPKALVFLCHGYGMECSQFMKGVGSRLARYGYGVFGIDYEGHGKSAGARCYIKKFDNIVNDCSHFFKSVCCREEYLGKKRFLYGESMGGTVALLVHKKDRAFWDGAVLVAPMCKISEKVKPHPLVISVLTKVEDFIPRWKIVPTKDVIDSAFKDPLKREQIRGNELIYQEKPRLKTALEMLRTSLALEGTLHEVTLPFFVLHGEADTVTDPEVSKALYEQASSKDKTIKLYQGMWHGLTSGEPDSNIEIVFSDIIAWLDKRSSSSAAAANFDSSTQNITFKPAAQQRQQHSPILEKLNTIALPTVEVEEKVEVRSPDRLTSTHGKYLCGWKGRRMHHHHSSM